Proteins from a genomic interval of Benincasa hispida cultivar B227 chromosome 7, ASM972705v1, whole genome shotgun sequence:
- the LOC120081161 gene encoding phosphate transporter PHO1 homolog 1: MSSSSSFQHSQQSLLLHHHHSLSHTLLQTEYTNMVKFSKQFEGQLIPEWKHAFVDYWQLKKDLKKLYLLKNDNNPATASVAATTAATTFCSSIKKLSIFCHQRRDHGPIHVHKKLASSASKGDMYETELLDQFADTTAAKEFFSCLDIQLNKVNQFFKTKETEFMERGDSLKKQLEILIDLKLAIQHRRQTGDIAPDSKEDGSISYTISCEESVKDTTGQEQSQENINDELEKTDLAFSDSPRSEEMGNSTRTKSLDKKWRSFSGRVISFQGKNIKMNIPLTTPSRTFSAISHLFREDLANSKKCNEGTKLHINKTRLHHAEKMIKGAFVELYKGLGFLKTYRHLNMLAFIKILKKFDKVTGKQVLPIYLKVVESSYFNSSDKVIKLADEVEELFIKNFAEEDKRKAMKYLKPKQRKESHGITFFVGLFTGCFLALLAGYVIMAHIMGMYKRHPFSLYMETVYPIFSMFSLMFLHFFLYGCNIFAWRKTRINYSFIFELSATKELKYRDVFLICTTSMTAVVGVMFVHLALLSKGYSYTQVQVIPGLLLLFFLLLLVCPFNVYYRSSRYRFLRVMRNIAFSPLYKVVMLDFFMADQLCSQVPMLRNLEYMACYYITGSYRTQNYNYCMKAKHYRDLAYAVSFLPYYWRAMQCARRWFDEGETSHLVNLGKYVSAMLAAGAKVAYEKDKAKGVGWLCLVVVMSSGATVYQLYWDFVKDWGLLQINSKNPWLRNDLMLRRKTIYYFSMGLNFILRLAWLQTVLHSTFGHVDSRVTGLFLAALEVIRRGLWNFFRLENEHLNNAGKFRAVKPVPLPFDEIDEVD, from the exons ATGTCATCATCCTCTTCCTTTCAACACTCACagcaatctcttcttcttcatcatcatcattcgCTCTCTCACACTCTGCTTCAAACAGAGTATACCAATATGGTCAAATTCTCCAAGCAATTTGAAGGACAATTGATCCCTGAATGGAAACATGCTTTTGTTGATTATTGGCAACTAAAAAAAGACCTCAAGAAACTCTATCTTCTTAAAAATGATAACAATCCCGCTACTGCCTCCGTCGCCGCCACCACCGCAGCAACTACCTTCTGTTCTTCTATAAAGAAACTCTCTATATTTTGTCACCAACGTAGAGATCATGGACCTATTCAT GTCCATAAGAAGCTTGCTTCCTCTGCTAGCAAGGGAGACATGTATGAAACAGAGTTGTTGGATCAATTTGCTGATACAACTGCAGCAAAGGAATTCTTTTCTTGTCTTGATATTCAGCTAAACAAGGTGAATCAATTCTTCAAGACAAAGGAGACTGAATTCATGGAGAGAGGAGACAGCTTGAAGAAACAGTTGGAGATTCTCATTGATTTGAAATTGGCCATACAGCACCGGCGTCAGACCGGCGATATTGCGCCGGATTCTAAGGAGGATGGTTCCATTTCTTACACAATTTCTTGTG AGGAGTCTGTTAAGGACACAACAGGGCAAGAACAGTCCCAAGAGAACATCAATGATGAATTGGAGAAGACAGATTTGGCATTTTCAGACTCACCAAGATCAGAAGAAATGGGAAACTCAACAAGAACTAAAAGCTTGGATAAAAAATGGAGATCATTCTCGGGACGAGTTATCAGTTTTCAGGGGAAGAACATAAAAATGAACATTCCTTTGACAACCCCATCTCGTACATTCTCAGCTATAAGCCATTTATTTAGGGAAGATTTGGCAAACTCAAAGAAATGCAATGAAGGAACAAAACTTCACATTAACAAGACCAGGTTGCACCATGCAGAGAAGATGATCAAAGGAGCTTTTGTTGAGCTCTATAAGGGCTTGGGGTTTCTCAAAACTTACAG GCACTTGAACATGCTTGCCTTTATAAAGATTTTGAAGAAGTTTGACAAA GTCACTGGAAAACAAGTTCTTCCCATTTATCTTAAAGTTGTGGAAAGTTCTTATTTCAACAGCTCAGACAAG GTTATAAAGCTAGCAGATGAGGTAGAGGAGCTATTTATCAAAAACTTTGCTGAGGAAGACAAAAGGAAGGCCATGAAATACCTTAAACCGAAACAGCGTAAAGAGTCACATGGCATTACGTTCTTCGTCG GACTGTTCACTGGGTGTTTCCTTGCACTACTTGCTGGATATGTTATCATGGCTCATATCATGGGGATGTACAAAAGACACCCTTTCTCACTTTACATGGAGACTGTATATCCAATATTTAG CATGTTCAGCTTGATGTTCTTACATTTCTTCCTCTATGGCTGCAACATCTTTGCCTGGAGAAAGACTCGGATAAATTACAGCTTCATTTTCGAGTTATCGGCCACAAAGGAACTTAAATACAGAGACGTGTTCTTGATATGTACCACTTCAATGACTGCTGTCGTCGGTGTCATGTTTGTTCATTTGGCACTGCTTTCAAAAGGGTACTCTTATACTCAAGTTCAAGTGATCCCTGGCCTTCTCTTGCTG TTTTTCTTGCTGTTACTTGTGTGTCCCTTCAACGTTTACTATCGATCAAGCCGCTACCGTTTCCTCCGTGTGATGAGAAATATAGCCTTTTCGCCTCTCTACAAG GTAGTGATGTTGGACTTCTTCATGGCAGATCAGCTATGTAGTCag GTTCCGATGCTGCGAAACCTCGAGTATATGGCCTGTTACTACATAACAGGAAGCTACAGAACACAGAATTACAACTACTGTATGAAGGCCAAGCATTACCGAGATCTCGCTTATGCAGTTTCGTTTCTACCTTACTACTGGAGAGCAATGCAG TGTGCAAGGCGCTGGTTTGATGAGGGAGAGACAAGCCACCTTGTCAATCTAGGAAAGTATGTGTCAGCAATGTTGGCTGCAGGGGCCAAAGTGGCATATGAGAAAGACAAGGCCAAAGGAGTTGGATGGTTATGTCTTGTGGTGGTTATGTCAAGTGGAGCAACTGTATACCAATTGTATTGGGACTTTGTAAAGGATTGGGGTTTGCTTCAAATAAATTCCAAAAATCCATGGCTTAGGAATGATCTAATGCTTCGACGAAAGACCATTTACTACTTCTCCATG GGCTTGAACTTTATTCTTAGGCTTGCCTGGTTGCAAACTGTTCTCCATTCAACTTTTGGACACGTTGATTCAAGAGTTACTGGACTGTTCTTAGCAGCTCTTGAAGTCATAAGAAGAGGGCTGTGGAATTTTTTCAG GTTGGAGAATGAGCATCTTAATAATGCTGGAAAATTTAGAGCAGTTAAGCCAGTACCACTTCCATTTGATGAAATTGATGAGGTAGATTGA
- the LOC120081184 gene encoding uncharacterized protein C24H6.02c, producing the protein MAAAKTVYFSSPALLHHSFNSSETRPLSSINSFKSILFSKANPSNGVFIRSRNFRTVPVTRERRYKVLTVSRLVDGYPGDDDESAQRNSDTAAAIDIKLPRRSLMVTFTCNQCSERTKRLINRLAYERGLVFVQCAGCQKYHKLVDNLGLIVEYDFREEDMDMDSNSDQV; encoded by the exons ATGGCCGCGGCAAAGACTGTATACTTCTCTTCTCCCGCGCTTCTTCACCACTCCTTCAACTCTTCGGAGACTCGGCCGCTTTCATCTATCAACTCATTCAAATCTATACTCTTTTCAAAAGCAAACCCTAGCAATGGCGTCTTCATTAG GAGTAGAAACTTCCGCACTGTACCAGTTACTCGGGAACGCAGATATAAGGTGCTTACGGTTTCTAGGTTGGTGGATGGTTATCCTGGAGACGACGATGAATCTGCACAGAGAAATTCGGATACG GCGGCAGCCATTGACATAAAGCTTCCAAGAAGAAGTTTGATGGTAACGTTTACTTGTAACCAATGTAGTGAGAGAACGAAGAGGCTCATCAATCGGTTAGCTTATGAACGGGGGCTTGTTTTTGTTCAG TGTGCAGGGTGTCAGAAGTATCACAAATTGGTTGATAATCTTGGCCTTATAGTAGAGTATGACTTCCGGGAGGAGGACATGGATATGGACTCAAATTCAGATCAAGTTTGA
- the LOC120081183 gene encoding tRNA(adenine(34)) deaminase, chloroplastic → MYNTCVSSTVYSIRSNGPLSHCFNERPIFLNERCNGNRFHPSSSSSLCCSCCVCYTFPTQRVPVGPSIFYGPRQSTLLQWSISRRLMLGGRNRFCYTLPEYGRVLDCYEVPFSISDGGTCHCSEGRRYRRSCMISDSDCEFDKSHGFDEEDIAEAMISLIREGFGSQERIKTSKRVEVGNQRKCGAKEGNLSSSRRVELEKKMRRGVEEKRFSSFEKIRVDKKRESNSQQEREERKSNKFDSLNSKHNNKVGSMAVELRKDGYRLNSDQLVNSRADSQSLRKEGSTCSSYYSLSSTGDIESDAEVEDKNVQFVEESSSGYRYESVSDVGEKLDGQIKEAFKRQAENEKRREEESVVRDPTVGNSADWHLRKNSDNKLKMLTTVTSSVSGTSDMNSRLSRARESGYACTSSPKKKFVDKKEESKMAVTLNEQSKQYDVSGKKVGGVFINEGKKLAEVSEISHSSAEEISHSHKRLTIKNENLELDANLIKKASNNNHGTGRPVLQEKSSRRSSSFQQLLGVSENRRTERESISHQTSQSDASESTGLHVTSNQKAEEEHHQIGNHPTGEVDSRQKFLHLGVISVIKEGNTNISSSEIRTQNEEQNAALVNASNFVAKDIKSSTDQKDSQRVMSRKGSRDASDISMVHGTDKISATHSEKTFESRIFKQETNKSLVEKTVKETIIRRGQNNNRLVQTESGKEAKNHVEKSEVQGSINLSSQSSYQGIGLNNEENKRSQAVLMPPPSQLVAREPLRIDSTSEMASQVVSRRTSGSSSGASYMQPGGSPALDRTSYRGSGADESIEDSVYLITPDDTLGSADRLERSSAQFVGEFIEKSRDELLISEIHKEKNISEVDLLHEEKHGEHNLVDYRMKDHDSRLSSGSSGTKGPSDEMWHVMDSTTEQPPKTDDPEISAHSENAIVKRSGKSLWNVISDIVRLRWNSRAETSESALRSGGRNSPNESVSNETWFSGREHEETDNKKMERTTVSEFTYLDQLEEPNLSAQGQDLSDDKTAKSIYSEVDNTSFPNIMETKPSGGTLLVSGEAILTDGRKVDVISSGLDIEQSSLPLSTQGIRGSSIQEMFRSGKTDAFASSSADQLGHSSDATLSDISTTGTKDVEVKQRKLQRNKQVLKDRFDEWEEAYLLETEQRKIDEIFMREALAEAKKAADTWEVPVGAVLVKHGKIIARGCNLVEELRDSTAHAEMICIREASKQLKTWRLADTTLYVTLEPCPMCAGAILQARIENLVWGAPNKLLGADGSWIRLFPDGGEGNVSEQSEKSAAPVHPFHPKMTIRRGVLGSECADVMQQFFQLRRRKKQKKENTPPLAITHHPSKFITKMHNIFHILFCL, encoded by the exons ATGTACAACACTTGTGTCAGCTCAACTGTATATTCGATTCGGAGTAATGGGCCTCTTTCCCATTGCTTTAATGAGCGTCCCATCTTCTTAAATGAAAGATGTAATGGAAACCGATTTCATCCTTCATCGTCGTCATCATTATGTTGTTCTTGTTGTGTTTGTTATACATTTCCAACCCAGAGAGTGCCTGTAGGCCCTAGCATTTTCTATGGGCCGAGGCAATCCACCCTGCTTCAATGGTCGATATCTAGGAGGTTGATGTTGGGAGGCCGAAACCGGTTCTGTTACACGCTTCCTGAATATGGGCGTGTTCTGGATTGTTATGAGGTTCCTTTTTCTATAAGTGATGGTGGGACTTGTCATTGTAGTGAGGGAAGGAGGTATAGAAGATCTTGTATGATTTCTGATAGTGATTGTGAATTTGACAAATCGCATGGATTTGATGAAGAGGACATTGCTGAAGCAATGATCAGTTTGATAAGGGAGGGTTTTGGAAGCCAGGAAAGAATTAAGACATCTAAGAGAGTGGAAGTTGGAAACCAAAGAAAGTGCGGAGCAAAGGAGGGAAATTTAAGTTCATCGAGACGAGTAGAACTGGAGAAAAAGATGAGAAGAGGTGTCGAGGAGAAAAGGTTTAGTTCATTTGAAAAGATAAGAGTAGATAAGAAAAGAGAGAGTAACAGTCAGCAAGAAAGAGAAGAGAGGAAAAGCAATAAGTTCGATtctttaaatagtaaacataataataaagttGGATCAATGGCAGTTGAGTTGAGGAAAGATGGATATAGGCTGAATAGTGATCAGTTAGTTAATTCAAGAGCTGATAGTCAGAGTTTAAGAAAAGAAGGGTCTACTTGTTCATCTTATTATTCACTCTCCTCCACTGGGGATATTGAGAGTGATGCTGAAGTTGAAGACAAGAATGTGCAATTTGTTGAAGAATCGTCCAGTGGGTACAGATACGAATCTGTGAGTGATGTGGGAGAAAAATTAGATGGGCAGATCAAGGAAGCGTTCAAGAGACAAGCAGAGAATGAGAAGAGGCGAGAAGAGGAATCAGTGGTCCGCGATCCTACAGTTGGGAATAGTGCCGATTGGCATTTGAGGAAGAACTCAGATAATAAACTTAAAATGTTAACAACAGTAACATCCTCCGTGAGTGGAACCTCTGATATGAACTCAAGATTGTCAAGGGCCAGGGAAAGTGGTTATGCATGTACTTCAAGTCCCAAGAAGAAGTTTGTTGACAAGAAAGAGGAATCGAAAATGGCTGTGACTTTGAATGAGCAATCAAAACAATATGATGTATCAGGTAAGAAAGTGGGTGGTGTGTTTATAAATGAAGGGAAAAAACTTGCAGAAGTATCAGAAATCAGCCACAGTAGTGCAGAAGAAATTTCGCATTCTCATAAAAGACTAACCATTAAGAATGAAAACCTAGAATTAGATGCAAATCTCATCAAGAAAGCAAGCAACAACAATCATGGTACTGGCCGTCCTGTCCTTCAAGAAAAAAGTTCAAGACGAAGTTCATCATTTCAACAACTTTTGGGAGTTTCAGAAAATAGGAGAACTGAGAGAGAAAGTATCTCTCATCAGACAAGCCAGTCTGATGCAAGTGAAAGTACAGGTCTCCATGTAACTTCTAATCAAAAGGCTGAAGAAGAACATCATCAAATAGGAAATCATCCCACTGGAGAAGTGGATTCGAGACAAAAGTTTCTTCATCTTGGTGTTATATCGGTAATCAAAGAGGGTAATACCAACATCTCAAGTTCTGAAATTAGAACACAAAATGAGGAACAAAATGCAGCATTAGTTAATGCATCAAATTTTGTGGCTAAAGACATAAAGTCTTCGACAGATCAGAAAGATTCTCAGAGAGTTATGTCCAGAAAAGGTTCCCGAGATGCCTCTGACATTTCAATGGTTCATGGTACCGATAAAATATCTGCTACACATTCtgaaaaaacatttgaaagcaGAATCTTCAAGCAAGAAACTAATAAATCATTAGTGGAAAAAACCGTCAAGGAAACCATAATAAGACGTGGTCAAAATAATAATCGTCTGGTGCAAACTGAATCGGGAAAAGAGGCTAAAAATCATGTAGAAAAATCAGAAGTTCAAGGATCCATTAATTTAAGTTCCCAAAGTAGTTATCAAGGGATTGGTTtgaataatgaagaaaataaaaggtcACAGGCAGTGTTAATGCCTCCTCCATCTCAGCTTGTAGCTAGAGAACCATTGCGAATAGATTCTACTAGTGAAATGGCAAGCCAAGTAGTTTCCAGAAGAACATCAGGAAGCAGTTCAGGTGCTTCCTACATGCAGCCAGGAGGAAGCCCAGCTTTGGACCGTACATCCTACCGAGGAAGTGGGGCAGATGAGAGTATCGAGGATTCTGTATACCTTATCACTCCTGATGATACTCTAGGTTCAGCTGACCGTTTAGAGAGATCATCTGCACAGTTTGTTGGTGAGTTTATTGAGAAGTCCAGGGATGAACTCTTAATTTCTGAAATTCATAAGGAGAAAAATATCTCTGAGGTTGATTTACTACATGAAGAGAAGCATGGAGAACATAATTTGGTAGATTACCGTATGAAGGACCATGACTCAAGGCTCTCGTCTGGGAGTTCTGGAACCAAGGGTCCTTCTGATGAAATGTGGCATGTAATGGACTCAACTACCGAGCAGCCTCCCAAAACTGATGATCCTGAGATTAGTGCACACAGTGAGAATGCAATTGTCAAGAGAAGTGGCAAATCCTTGTGGAATGTCATTTCAGACATAGTTCGTCTCCGTTGGAATTCACGTGCTGAAACCTCTGAGTCAGCTTTAAGATCAGGAGGAAGAAATTCACCAAATGAGTCTGTTAGTAATGAGACCTGGTTTTCTGGCCGTGAACATGAGGAGACTGATAATAAGAAAATGGAAAGGACCACAGTTTCTGAATTCACTTATTTGGATCAGTTGGAAGAACCAAATCTTTCTGCCCAAGGCCAAGATTTATCTGATGATAAGACAGCCAAAAGTATATACTCTGAAGTAGATAATACATCTTTCCCAAATATAATGGAGACCAAACCATCAGGTGGGACTTTGTTAGTTTCTGGAGAAGCCATCTTAACTGATGGTAGGAAGGTTGACGTTATTTCTTCTGGTTTGGATATAGAACAGTCATCATTACCACTGTCTACCCAAGGCATAAGAGGATCTTCTATTCAAGAAATGTTTCGTAGTGGTAAAACTGATGCCTTTGCAAGCAGCTCTGCAGATCAGTTGGGGCATTCTTCTGATGCTACACTATCAGATATATCAACAACTGGAACCAAGGATGTGGAAGTGAAACAGAGGAAGCTTCAAAGAAACAAGCAAGTTCTAAAAGACAGGTTTGATGAATGGGAAGAAGCATATCTACTCGAAACTGAGCAGcgaaaaattgatgaaatattcatgagGGAAGCACTAGCTGAAGCCAAGAAGGCTGCAGATACTTGGGAAGTGCCTGTTGGAGCAGTATTGGTGAAACATGGAAAGATTATTGCTCGTGGCTGCAACCT GGTCGAAGAGTTGCGAGATTCCACAGCCCATGCAGAAATGATTTGTATTCGGGAGGCTTCAAAGCAATTAAAGACATGGAGGCTTGCT GACACAACTCTTTACGTGACACTTGAGCCGTGTCCTATGTGTGCTGGAGCGATACTACAAGCACGAATAGAAAATCTTGTGTGGGGAGCACCAAATAAGCTTCTTGGAGCTGATGGCAGCTGGATCAG ACTTTTTCCTGATGGTGGGGAGGGAAATGTCTCAGAACAGTCCGAGAAGTCTGCTGCACCCGTCCACCCATTCCACCCGAAAATGACGATCCGGCGAGGTGTGTTGGGATCTGAATGTGCTGATGTAATGCAACAATTCTTTCAGCTGAGGAGGAGAAAGaagcaaaagaaagaaaacactCCACCTCTAGCTATTACGCATCATCCATCAAAATTTATTACTAAGATGCATAACATTTTCCACATATTGTTCTGTTTGTAA